ACATATTACATATTCACGTCATCATGTCTTCGAGATAAGGCATTCACTTTGTATTAACggattcttttttatttctggCTAACTGCAATCAAATGCAGGGTACTTTTTCTCACTTAACCTGTTTTGCACTCCAAGAAAAGGGTTTAATGTGTGAAAAATAACATGAGAAAGAGGACATTCATGTGAAACCTAGTACATACCATCCAAACAAAATCAATATGCTAGCATTTGTTTCATGAACAAAACTATCCAGTAAGTTGTAGCTATGATTAATAACGCCACAAAGGGtgcaagaattaaaagaaaagaaaattaacaaggcAGATCTAAGTAAAATTAACactaattacccaaataaaCAATGAAGTTAACTAACCTGTGCAAAGACAAATGGCCCCCCATCTCTCATCCGAAGAGCATCCTTTTCCATGACTGCCAAATCAGCTCCAATAGCTGCTGCAAGGTCAGTCTTGTTTATCACCTGGAATTTTCATGTCCAATCAGTTCCATAATCACATTTGAAAATTCACACATGAAGAAAATATATATCAATCAGTTTCGGGCTAGTCCAACAGACATGCATATCACTTACAAGGAGATCAGCCTGTGTGATTCCAGGACCACCTTTCCGAGGAATTTTATCGCCACCAGATACATCTATTATGTAAATGATATAGTCAGCCAGTTCCCTGCTGAAATTGGCAGCCAGATTATCTGCAGAAGAAGTTCAGTGAGCATCCAAATTTTTGTTATTGAGCTCAACTTCTAAGGTGATGAAATATATGTGTAACATGATATATTACAAGCAATCTTGTTAAAGAAATCATTTAGCCCTATTCAAAGTATAGCTAACAGTTATTCATGGAAAAAATACCTCCTCCAGATTCACACAGAAGTATATCTGCTTTGTATAAGTTTGAAAGCTCTTCCAATGGTCCAAGATTAATACTGATGTCCTCCCTAATCGCGGCATGCGGGCAGCCCCCAGTTTCTACAGCACGTATCCTTTCCTCAGGAAGAGCTTTGTGTTTCACCAAGAACTCaccatcttctttagtgaataTATCATTTGTCACCTGAAAACAAATGCAATTTCCAAAAGAATTTCGTTAGGGAGCCAATGGAGTATTTATTTGGCccaatatgagttaaaaaatgaacatccaagtaaaatactaataatttcTCAAACATAATACACCcatactatccagaataaccatccgaataccagggataataaacatctgataTCCTACTGAATCAAACATTCCTAAACCCCCATTGTACAATTATACAGATACTCTATTGACTCCCTATACTTCCCCTTTCCAAAATGGTCAAAGAACATGCATCATACAGTAAAACCAAGAACATGATAATATATTGTAGAAGAAAATTGCATATCTTTATAAGTTTGAAAACACTACAAGTTTTACTATCTCAATGTCTCGTCCTAGTAATAATTTGAGGATAATTCTTTAAAAAACAAAGGTCTCAAACAgagaaaacaaacaaagaaattatGTATGAACTGTGTACAAAACTGTGTACAAGATCAAATAATGACTTGAATGCCAAAATTTCATTACACTTACAGCAGCAAGACTGTAGTTATCTCGAAGATGTTCACAGAGTGCCAACATTAATGCTGTTTTCCTGCATTGCCGAGACCAATCAAAATGGTTTCCATGAATTTCTAATTCAAATTAGACGGAAACAATATCGAAttaaatgaattgaaattgtATAGAGAGAGGAAAAGACGGACCCGGTGCCGACGGGTCCACCAATACCAACAGTGAAGGCTCTTTCATTGAAGTCTCTGTCGGAAAGAGGTGGAGCTCGTCTGCTGAAGTAGCCAGGTGAGTATATGGGTTCGTGAGAATGCGGTGCGAGTCCATCGTGGCTATGGTACACCCTCCCATCTTTTCCTACCCATGAATTACTACCTGAGTCGTCGTGGTGGTGGTCATGGTCATGGTCATGGCTATGCTCAACCCCTGAAGCCATAGTTGAATTCGATGCTGCCATACTGAAAAGTGGAGACTCTATAGTCTATACAGTAGACTGAATTTTATGGTGCACCCTGTTATGAGAAGGTGCACTGTGCAGCTTTTCTTAAAGCGCCCTCGGCCCTTCAATGCtttcattattaatttattactgtttaaaatagaaataaaaaatttggcctTATTATGCATCTGATCCAGGAATGTGGACCCAAATCTCTTTTCTCAATGTGAAAACGTGACAATCCATAGTAATAAAACAAGAAGGGCCATCTAGTGTACAGATGTGTCTGTAcagatttttgtctttttatgaCTGAAAAAAATGTGTCattaaaagtgttgcttaaagagaaaTTGTTACTCTTAATCATTAatttggctctgataccaatttttaaagtcgtctttttttttaattttttttcgaaaaaatattgACAGTATTACTAgtatttattatgatttttcaatcttgttttagtttataatattcttttttacatggatttttatatataaaatcttttatctgtttgactttttctttaatataatttcttaaatcctcaaaaacttcttttatatctacactttctgttgtttctaaatatcttcttaatttttcaacttcattttccattttttcttttaacagctttaattcttttaagtcataacatggttttccaggcatttataaattttttaagtttaactctaacttgtttatatttattcttatttctatcctttttattataaggtcatcaATTTCGatctgaagattatttaattcccttttatactcctttattctactttttaattttttcgccctttttctttttattttattttctggtctttcaatctttgtatacttcattatttatcttaaaatttctgcaaattttatcatcgattcatcactattttctagagattctattaatttttctagctcttcgacttctctttttaacttgtcataaattatttttagagcttcaaatgctctttgatttatttcagaaaactgtaaataattcaatcgattttctctttcaaagagctcttgtttcttgtcttgataagttacatatattttttctttatttattgtcataatttaatgtttagggtttcatttaattttttgaccttttttgttgattcttttatttcagaattttcttctttaatctttaacttggataaacttaaagggctattaattttagattctcttatttgaaaattcgatgaaactaatttttctgatggttcttttaataatagaactgggttttcaatagctttatattttggtatttctgtttttacaattttctgaaataattcatcgatataaattctttctctgtttttaaatattatactatgatgactatttgttaaagcataatttattgcatatgtaattgaaaaaggttcatcgtcttgttccattagattctttctatgaaatttataagccaaacttatagatcttccaagatttt
The genomic region above belongs to Arachis duranensis cultivar V14167 chromosome 3, aradu.V14167.gnm2.J7QH, whole genome shotgun sequence and contains:
- the LOC107481657 gene encoding urease accessory protein G is translated as MAASNSTMASGVEHSHDHDHDHHHDDSGSNSWVGKDGRVYHSHDGLAPHSHEPIYSPGYFSRRAPPLSDRDFNERAFTVGIGGPVGTGKTALMLALCEHLRDNYSLAAVTNDIFTKEDGEFLVKHKALPEERIRAVETGGCPHAAIREDISINLGPLEELSNLYKADILLCESGGDNLAANFSRELADYIIYIIDVSGGDKIPRKGGPGITQADLLVINKTDLAAAIGADLAVMEKDALRMRDGGPFVFAQVKHKVGVQDIVNHVLQAWERATGKKRH